The window ATTTTTTGGTGATTTTGTAAGAAGAGAGTGTTTGGGGTAAGTAGAATGAAGCAATGAAGGTGTGatatataaacataagaaaGAGAGGGAGAGATGTGGTTTttggtatagatatagaatatgaatatattgttatatatatatatatatatatatatataagtaaaatgTTTTGAATAttgtaattaaaagtaaagCAAAAAATCAAGCAAGGCAACTAACTAGTACGGGCAAAAGAAAATGCAGGTTGTTGCCTCTAGTGATTTTATATTGTTATAACACGCACAAGAGATGTTGATGCCAAAAATGGCAAAGCAACATTCGACTCGCACCATATTTATACAAACTCCCCTCCCCATATATACTCACACCAAATAAGAATAAAGAGATGAAGggatatatacatatttcaaaagaatataaatttcaaaaaggGTAAATAAGAATATGTTTTCTCCTTTTTACTACTCATCTTTGATGCACTTCATACAAATTTCTATTgttgtttaaagaaaaatgattaattcttttaaaagtCTTTTTAAAATTCCTCCCAAAACCTCTAAAtcgtgacatgtggattttaCTAACTCTCTTTCTTAAtcacaacttttgattttgaCACATGTCATAACCTTATAGTTAGAGAATATATGATCGTGCCTTCATGGTACTcgttaacatttttttaacaatcaatTGGTTTTCGACATGAGTCAAATAATTCACCATACATGCATACCATAATAAAGCCAGACACATATTCTAAACTATGAGATGTATACTATGGGCTGTTATAGgtgatttaaaaaaagaagCTCTTAGGACACGTCACTTAAAAGAGCCGAACCCGTGACCTTGATTAATCTAGGAATAAATCCAGGCAGACTAGGCAGTTGATCTAAGTCTCTAACACACCTTGAGGAACGTATAAGTTGATTAATATATTCATGATTTATATGAAAGCCTAACACTACaaatacttttttcttttctaaaaaaaaaccttttaattataaaaaattacttataaataacGTAAAAATTAGAATTTATAAGGCACATCAGCAATTCAGCATAACTTAATCaggatggaaaaaaaaagttatacttAATAGTAGCATATATATCATCAGaatgataatttttattttgtaaataatgtAAAGATGTGCACAAATATTATATCGATCTACTAGCAACTAATTGTCACATTTCTCTCACGGTACTAATTCCACGAACATAAAGCTATCTTTTGTTTGCACAGATATCTAGAGTTGAGGAATTGAATTGTGGATACGATCTTGAGCTCACAACTACTACTTAGTTAAAGATACGACCTTGGATTCATTGTGCCAAAGATGTCATGTGTTGGTTGCCAACGTCGGGTCCTACTTGATTAATTAATGGTTAAAGCTAGCGtgattttttgctttttttttcttgaccATTTTAATGTGAAGGTGATAAGTATAACTGACAAGATTGCTCAACAAGacaatgttttcttttttctatctCCATAAGTATGTacaattttttcttctttaaagcGGAGCATATTTTCATAGTTTATTGAGGTTTTAAATTTGGTAGAATGCTAAAAGCATGCGATAAACTGTcatttagacaaaaaaaaaatgtcaataaACCTAAGTACCTAACTAAGCTTTAGTCATGCTCgtcacaaaaaagaaaagtggtgtaaagaaaaatttattaaagttaCTCGTATATCTAAAGACttgtttgaattaaaagtgtgctAAAACAATCGACCTAAGCCTCTACGACTCTAGttaaatacaaattataatATGGATTTATATGATGTACTTGTTATAGTTATTCACAAGAGACTTGGAAAATTTAAGCCAAGTTATTTACTTTTGAAATCAAGAGGAGTAATGAAATACTGaaataatacatacataaattgAAGTAAAGAAATGAGTCATCAAATCAGAATTATTATTGCtatttaactaaatttaatgaatacaaaattcaaaaagaagcaCATATAGGTCATATAGGACATTATAGGTCACCAAATTCGAGTTATAGATCCGAACCCGAATATTGTATATGATTTAGTATATGGGTTAAGTATACAAAGATTTTAGTAACCCAAATaaccattatatataatttttgatatttttatcgaaaaatgataatgatattgagttacaattattattatctgttattttcatttttgtgcTTATTATATGAACATCTTGTACTCATGATCTACGTTTTCAATCTGGTCCGAACATCTTGTGTTGAAGATCCAcggtttcaattttttttatatttatatatcatagtcatattacatcaataactttcaCTATTCACTGACGCTcctgccaccaccatcatcattacATCACCATCCCGCCGCCACCTTCATCACTGTCGTAACACGCAAGTATTTTTCTCTCGTTAGTTTTATTATAAAGATGAATAGATTAAAATTAGAATagtgataaatcaacctaattggtgtgtctaaagatatgcctaatagtaagatgatgacatgtgaaaaaatcagcgGACAatattaggaaagaaaattagtggaatccacatgtcaagttcttaaggttttaggttgatttttaggcatataagttaggttgattaatcattttggATGTTGTTGgattaaataaaagaataaaaataataataaaaaaaaaccttaaattaaataaaaatatacgtAGTATATGTTGTTGGACATAGAAACGGAAGCCATTGAATGTAAAATGGCTACAACAAGAAGAAGAGATGATGATATAAACAAGTTTAAAGTCGGGTGTGTTCCAACAGTATTTTACATTCCGGACTTCATCTCCGATTCCCACCAAAAACAACTCTTGAatcatgtatgtatttttttctttaatattatATTCCTACTAatttattatcatcatatctTTACTTCAGTTttgagttttcttttttatttttaattttattttataaagatttaCACAGCTCCAGTTTCCAAATGGAAGTCTTTAAAAAACAGGAGATTGCAAAATTGGGGTATCCTACTACTACTTTGCTGTTTATTTATTAGGTCATTTTATGTTATATTGAATTTGATGAATTTAATTTTTTGGTGACAGGAGGGATTGTTCATGAAAAGGGTCTTTTACCTCAAGATTGTAAGCCCTTTATTATTCTCGTACATAGTTACatatattgtgtgtgtgtgtctgtggGTGGGTCTTACACTTTTACTTTTACTATAGTAGTATagtgaaatacttgagttttgTAAACTAGTTCCAAGTGTTATTAAATGTGTGATTTTTCTaaatattaaacattaataATACAAAGAAAAGATCTTgcatttgtttttatatgtacTAGTCACATGTCCGCacagtgtggtggtggtggtggcaatgACGGGTGGTAGTGGCGGTAGCAGTAGTGGtatggttattaatataaaagtaataggtAAAAGGAGTTATAATATGTAAAAGGATTCAGTATAGTACTATAGATATTCTAAGGGTTCAGTGATGTATGttctatataattttattaagggtattattaGGTGTATTAGATAGTGATATTAAAATTAGTGAACAAAAAGGAAGGGGTATTTTGGGGTTATCAACAACTTAGTTAAAAAAATGGAGagaatatatgttttataatatagtatagatataagagTAATGTTTCCACACAAGAGGTTTTGGGTTTGAATCTTGCTCTAGGCATTTCTTCGGGGTGGCCAGGAAATGGCTCAAACCGGTCACGGACAAAGTCTGGTTAAACCACTGCATTACTGCAATGAGCCAAAATGACTCGCTATCCTGGGTTAACCTAACCTAGGGGAAACgttaaacaaaaacacaaagaGAATATGATTATATTGCTGAAGGGTATAATATTACAGGCGTTGAAGTACACTTGAATACTTATATTTAGCTAAAATTTGTGGAATTTGTAGGAAATATTCTGTAGTGATATGTTGCGCATTGATGTGTAAGCATTTTTGAATTTATCGTGATACTTTTATAGCCGGAGGTCCTTTGGAAGGAATCTCTCTACTTTTGGGTAGGGGTAAGACTATCTGCATCTCACCTTCCTCATACCTCGCTTAAGGCAGGATTAGGTACTGTTGTTGTCGTATTACTGTTAAATCTGACTGGATTTATGTAGTTGATGAAATTTGTTATATGCATCTTTGATTTGTTACAAAAAATAATGCTTTTGGTACTAGACGATTATCCTGGTTGCTCAATGCCATAAGTGCATTGTGTGGATACTTTGGTTCTCTTTCAATCTAGTTTCATTTAGATATGCAGGTTGTGATTTCTGTACTTTTCTTTAGGGTGAAGGGAGTTCTTACCACCAGTCAAATTTTGGCATGGTGGTATCCTATAGGATGATGCTACATAGCCCTCAAAACTTCCATACTAGTTCCATACCAAAACATACCAAAACTAGGGGAGTGCCATGTCAATCAGTACTTATTcaaaaaagggaagaaaaaaaaagctgCACGCTCCCAACGTTTACTATCATCGGTATGGCCACACCGATCTCTTCTGCCGCGTACCGATACCGATGCTTAGCGATTGAAAGGGGATGAGGATGCCGCGTGCTGATTGTCGGTACTGAGCTCCTTACCGCAGGACTACCTTCACCCTTGAAGGCAGATATTTGTATCCCTACCTGCCTATATTATAGTGATTTTCTAAGTTCTTATTGAGTTAAAGATAATGAAATGGGAATAATTACTGTAAGTTGATGCAAAAGGCGATATTATTAGCTTCTTATTTCAGGCTGAAGATGTGACTTCAgttaatgttgaaaatcaaaCTTGCTTTGGGTAAATATATATGCAGAATAGGTGGTATGGATTATATCTACAAATCAATACTAAATCTTTTTTTCTCCTATTCTTTGCTGTGTATGTGTAGTACCACCATGGCTGACAAACGTTACAGAGAAAATCAGCAACCAATCATCTCTGTTTCCTTCTGCCATCAATCACGTACTGATCAATGAATACCTTCCCAACCAAGGCATAATGGTTTGTGTTAAACCCCTCATGCTTCAAAGTTCATCTCATTTATCATTCTTGTTCTTTTAATATCCATTATTAGCTTGTGTCATAATCTGTTGTATATGGACGAAACATGTGAAAATCTGTTTATTTTGGAAAGCCAAAGTGCCAAACAAAAGAAGTGAtacttatatatacttttgtctGGAGGGGGCAATTATGATCCGTATACCTTATAAATGGATCGATTCGTGTTTCATTTTATCTTCAATTGGACAAAAGGCATAACCCCTGTAAAGCTCGCTTTTAAAAGCAACCTGGTTTAACAGGTTGAAATTCACACAAGGTGTTTCAAATGGTTCAAACCTtaattttaatagaaaaatagactgtttaatttatatatactagtttaACTATCTTTAGCACATTAATTACTACTAATGTTAAAAAGAAAGTACTTGTGGTTCAAACCTtaattttaatagaaaaatggactgtttaatttatatatactagtttaACTATCTTTAGCACATTAATTACTACTAATGTTAAAAAGAAAGTACTTGTGGGTTGGCCCAACTCGGGACGACCTTGTGGACTATATCAAGGGGATACCTGTTTTAAGTCCTTAACCAACGGATCTTCGCCCACTTTGCATCTTTTACTTCTATGAATGTAGTGTAGTGACATGACTTTTCAGGCAAATTTGTTTTATCTCATCTTATCAgtgaatattttgtttaaatgtagCCTCACCAAGATGGTCCTGCTTATTTCCCGGTGGTGGCTATTCTTTCATTAGGATCACCTGTTGTTATGGATTTCACGCCCCATCCGAGTTTAGCAGGCTGTACAAGCAATACTGAAAATAGAGGCATCATAGAAGGAACTGATCATGTGACTTCACCAAACCACGACCCTTTTTCTATCGCACTGATGCCGCGCAGTCTATTGATATTTAAAGACATGGTGTACACAGGTGGGTCTATTTCAACATGCAGATGTTCTATTTTCTGACCCCAATGAAAAGActtcacttttatttattttgcctTGTATACTGTTGACAGATTACTTGCACGGTATAAACGATTGTGAAATTCAGCCATATGATACGGTAAGATGATTGAAAAGATGAAGAGGTGGGAACATGGACTGATCAGATGGGTTGTTTAAGTGGTCAAAGTTGGAAAATTTTGGTACGGGTCAGACTAGATTGACCTAAACCACTTTTTGTCCAAAGTTTTTAACTTCTTTTAACAAATAACTAGTCTGTCTagttaattacaaaaactatattgttcaataatataatttgaaattgattaaatgatttaggaggtttttatggataaaaaaaattaaaagttactTTCGACCCATTTGACTTGTTCTATGTTATTTCTATCTGTAATATTGTAACAGATGTGATGTGTCACATTTTCTGAATCAGCCCATTCATAAGTAGATGACTTGAAGATTGCACAATGGTGGTAAAATGATGAGAATGCAAACTTCTATTATGAttcttatatgtttttttatatgttttgttcaGGCAGTGAATGCCACTGAGGTTTCACCTTACCAAAGTGTCAATGAAACACATGACGAGGATTTGAAGGCTATTCATAGATCTACTACTAGGGTTTCGTTGACATGTCGTGTAGTATCCAAGGTCCACAGGAATCTGTTCAGGTTCTGAATATGTTTCGAgtagttttatctatatatgATTTTAGGATCATGTGTTTTAAGTAGATTTCTTAGCTATTTGATCCTGAGGCTCGAAATGTTCATCTTGAAATGAATTTggtaatttttattcaaataaatttttatgagCTCTGAAAATTTTCAGTCACTTCAAATAATTGTGCGAGATATTTCACAAAGATTATACAGACAATGAACCAAAACACTATATAAGAATAACCCCATTATGTTTTAGTTGAACATGACATGTTATCGGCAGGCTATGGTGTACAACCACTATTATGTCATTTTAAAGCCTCCAAGTACTATTTAACTTTGTTAGGATCGGTGGTGGTTGCCAGTTTAATCTATATTTTGGTGACATTAGGTACAACCATCTCTCGTATTATATCATTTTAGTAACTCCAAAAGGGCCTTCTGTTCAAACGttcattttttgttgttggttctcatttattttttctatcatttttctTGTAACTGCTCAATTAGTTTTGAAGTGTTTGCATCAACCGTTTCTGTCTCttctatcatatttttttttttctgtggAGATGTAAATGAGCATCTTTTATGCTAGTACTATTATATATTGCCTTCTGTTTTAAACTGTTGGTTTTCAATAGTATTAGTTTATCGCATCCACAGTGTTCCGTTTTATAACTGTGAGAATGGTTTGTGACTTTATGGTGACAAATTGTTTGATCTTTGATGATACTTTATTTCGTCGTTCTGAACACCCATAAACATGCATCTTGGAGCTATGAATCAGAATTGATGGATTGAACTTTGGTGACTTGCGATTATCAAATTAAATTCAGAAAATGGTTTGGCGTATATATGGGAACTTGGTTGTGATTTAAGTTTGTTAAGTTTTACTGTAGTAATTTTCCAATGCTGAACGACAGTAGTCTGTACACATGTATTTGGCACTGTTTCTTTTTGGGCCCAGAACGGTCCGCTTTTCTAGTCAAGTCTATTATAACTCTTGGTCCGATATGACCCATGCTTGGCcagtttttcaaaaatattttggtcCGTCTGGCCGTACGTTGTCGCCCCAATCAAGTCCGGGGGCTCTATTATTCTCTTAACTTGATTTTGAAGCTATCCATTATCATTAACATCCATTTTGATTGCATAacctatatagtatatatacagTGTGTCAAtaacttatttatataattgAATCAAGTCAAAGATCAATCATCAAAATGGTATcagtttataatatatttatgattatgatataACGATAATATTCTATTGTTTtgactcattttttttaaagatgataTCATCAAACTAAAATAATGGTTAAAATTATCAAGAGTGAAAATTATCCAAGGTTGTAGAGGGAATGAGACTAGTCCGTACTTATCCCGATATTGACGGTATCAACTTGACCAAAACCGCATACCGATCCCAATGGCACCAGACCGGGACGGGTTGTCAGTAACAAATTCCGATAAGTCCCGATTAAAAAATAGCAActcattaattaaaaacatgacataatatagaattatagatattaCAACGCTATGCAATAAACTTACATAGACTAAATAAAGTCTAAAAGCAACCATGATAATAAAACCAAGTGTATCTTCTGTATGTATAGGCCTATATGAATAGAAATGGAAGTGTGCTAGAAGGAAGAAGGCATAAAAAGATAactttttgttaataaaaatttaactgTAAACTAACTACCACAAAGTAATATAGAGTTCATcttccattttttatttatcgCGTTTACTATTCTTGTGCCAACGGAGATGGCTTCCTTTTGCCATGCAATTTGGAGTTCACACGTTGGACTACTAGATTTAAGTTGGATTGGGCCGTATAACTAGGCTTTGAATTTGGGTTAAAAGAAAGTGAGACTGAGTGGGACTGTGTGTGTGGGACTAAGTAAGATTCACCTGATTTTTCTAATACCGATCTCGAAAACTTTGAAAAGTAAGCACCGGTCTCGATTCCTTTAGAGAATCGGCACATTTCCCAATACCAAGACAGGGACGGTATCGTGACGAAATTGGATTAAAATTATCAAGTAGGTTAAACCATATTGACCGTACTCGTGTTAATACGTTTAAACATTGCGTCATAATTTTAATAACTTTCCTAAGTTAGATAAAAACTACTATAATATAAAATGTTGTATTATATGTACTTTAAAAGATAACTATAAAGATTaacatataatgtatatatggtatatgaatatgaataccATGCTCTTGAGTCTAatctaatgttaaaaaaaatagaatattgTACATGGTGCTTAATAATCTTCATAGCGTATAGAAATATAGATGACCGAACCAAATATATAAGGAAATCCAATAATCCATATATCAGCAAATATTTACTTGCCAATTTGTTGGAGTATTTTAATTCGTACAATCCTTTTCAATTTTAAGACATTAAGGATATATATaggttaatttataattttatgtttaggAGACGTACTAATGGCTCTCTCCCTTGGTAAACTTGTTGCCTTGAATCCGTTGACGGCCAGATCTCTCAATGGCCTTCATTCATTGGCAGTCGCAACCGGTTCATCTTCTCATTTCTTTAGCACCTTTCTCTCTAACTGACATTGATAAGTCCAGGTACAACTTAAAGCCACCAAGTAGCATCGAACCTGGAGTTCTTAAAGTTGTCAATAGTGCGTCTATCTGttgtctttgttttttttttctttttcttttctgattcGTTgcataataaactttttaattgGATTGAGATTTTATTAAGTTGAATGGTAAAGTTGGAGATATCTTTAACTCTTGGATCAAAATTAGGAGTTAAGATTCAAAAgtcatatcatttttttaatcttaacatTTAATTTTGATCTAATCGGTtacaactttagaggatcccaTCCTTCTTAATTAGCATATATGTGATCTTGATTGgtttaatttcatttcatattcatGAATCCAGATGCATTTTGTCCCCGGCTTTCAGCAACTAGGAATTTAGTCCGAATACTAAACTTGATGGATGACCACATTAAAGTCGAACCGTTACCCAATAAATGTCCTAGGTGGGATGTCATGGAGGACGCTAACGCCCTCTACCTAGTCCGGGACATGTCTGAACTCCCCAAAAAAGGTGTTGAAGAAGAATTTTGTTCCAAGGATCGTCGTGGTACATCATTTTTGCTTCTATCTTCTttctttatacatatatactaattTAGTTAATAAATTTACTCATTATAcaagaaaaaactcaaaatatttgGACATGCCTAACTTCAACTAAATCCGCTACTAGTTATAAGTCGCATACCAATCACAACTTGTGGAGTTGTGGAAAATTTGGTCACACAATTTTGCCAAAGACTTTATACGAGTGAATTGGTATATAACAACAAAAACACTCGATCCCTTCAAACATGGCTATAAGTGGGTGGAATATAAacagtcatatatatatatatatatatacgagaacATAAAAAGatgacaatttttttataaaaagatgttCCAATTCGATATCTATATAAGTATCATAAAATGGACAACACAAGTTATTTGTGCCCTTTTTTCTTCTCCTCTATATCCGTATGTTGTTGGTAATTGAGAAAATAACTATGAAAATGCATGtattatttttgaaatcattgtttatggttttttttacttaattgtTACAGAATTAAGGAATGTCTTTGGTTGTGTACGTATACATCGCCATCGTCCAAACCTGGTTAAATTGATTGTAGGCCTTGATGGCCCCAATCCTGGTGCTGTTTATGA is drawn from Erigeron canadensis isolate Cc75 chromosome 9, C_canadensis_v1, whole genome shotgun sequence and contains these coding sequences:
- the LOC122582274 gene encoding alpha-ketoglutarate-dependent dioxygenase alkB homolog 6; translated protein: MLLDIETEAIECKMATTRRRDDDINKFKVGCVPTVFYIPDFISDSHQKQLLNHIYTAPVSKWKSLKNRRLQNWGGIVHEKGLLPQDLPPWLTNVTEKISNQSSLFPSAINHVLINEYLPNQGIMPHQDGPAYFPVVAILSLGSPVVMDFTPHPSLAGCTSNTENRGIIEGTDHVTSPNHDPFSIALMPRSLLIFKDMVYTDYLHGINDCEIQPYDTAVNATEVSPYQSVNETHDEDLKAIHRSTTRVSLTCRVVSKVHRNLFRF